ttatgtttcatatacaccttatacacacagcctgaaggtcatttattacaatattttgataactttgtgtattaaacaaagtttgtgtacattgagccatcagaaaacaaaggtttcactatctcagtctcactcaaaaaaatctgtatttcggaatatttggatatgggatactcaacctgtacctgtattcagtagtggaggaggaccagcgttgtctctgcagcctgaggagagagagaaaatggcgctgagcagtgtgctggctgactgaggaggaagctccgccccccacaatggcgcgtttctcctcagagatttgtacacaatatttatactggcgggggtagggctgtgcagtgcctgtgttgtgtgggcagtatggcgcgctgcgatcccgccagccgcgcggtacctttagccgtcactttcttgcttgaagatctgtcttctaacactcacctgtcttctgacttctggctctgtgaggggggtgacggcgggctgtgggagtgagcatctaggcacagctagcgttcagttcccttcaggagctaatggtgtcctgtcagccagaagcagagccatgaaactctttaggaagttggttccttcttctgccccctcagtcccacgaagcagggagactgttgacaGCAgttctcactaaaaataaaaaacctaacataagtcttttcagagaaactcagtagagctcccctggagtgcatccagtctgcctgggcacatttctaaaactgaggtctggaggaggagcatagagggaggagccagttcacaccctttgaaaagtcttaaagtgcccatggctcttgtagaaccgtctataccccatagtactgaagtggaccccagcatcctctaggacgtatgagaaaatatgaatttattcaattttggaataaggctgtaacataacaaaatgtggaaaaagtttccggatgcactatactgtagatctgggtgggttatattgtttctgtgtagggtaaatactggctgcttcatttttacactgcaatttagatttcagtttgaaaaacaccccacccaaaatctaactctctctgcacatgttacatctgccccacctgcactgcacatggttttgcccaattgcttattgTTTTgatttgttaacaaacctgaataaggccccagacctactcgtccaacatcagtgtctgacctCATAAATACTCTACAgactgaatgggcacaaattcccacaaaaACAGTTCAAAATATTGTGGAAAGCATTTCAAAAAGACTGGAAGtttttatagctgcaaaaggggggccAACTCCATTTTAATacgatgtcattacagtccctgttggtgtaatggtcaggcgtctgaATACTTCTGTCCATATAGTGTAGCTCCAGTTCAGACTGGAGAGATGGCATGGGGGAGTGGCATAGTGTGTGCACATTCATACAAATGCAGCACGTGCAGACCAGCATGTAAGCATATATGTGCCAGTTAGGAGGCGTATATTtagcacctacagatgtgtcctcatactgctAGCCTCAATAAGGCGAGATACCTGGTGCAAGTGAGACGTCTGGTCCTGCAACTGATAGTGCCGACAGTCATTAGCGTCTTCTTACCTGAAAATGTACTGTGACTAGGTCACATTGGGAGGCATTGATTAATTTGATACTGTATGTGACCTGGCgtgctgagaggggctgtttggcgcaactTCTGCAATAATGTATCAGGACGCCTCTGTATTCTAGGTCAGGCACAAGCTCCTACAGATAAGAACTtgtataaaaaaaatgcaaaatgctGCAGATGTAGAGCCACGTGCATCTATGGATGCATAAGGCTCTGCACTAGTGCAAAATttttacactttgtgccaggttttCTTCCAACTCTGTCTCAGTCCCTATACAGGATGTTTAACTCCATTCAGATTTTGTgcaggtactgtatatatatattcaatctctccatcaatacttacaaaaTATTCTCTGGACAGAAGCAGTAGGTGAATACATTTACTTTTGGTTCCATTGCAGGTCAGTAGAATTTAACTTTGCTTTCAGTGTAGAGAACTCTTTGAACGTTGAACTCTCACTGCAGTGAGCATCTTGTAAATACTGTTCCGTGTTCGAGCGCGGTGGCAACAAATGTGTTGACGCAGAAGAATTCACTGCGCCTTCTGCCGATTTTCTTTTGGGATCGGAGTGTATCGCAAGTCCTGTTGAAACTAATTTGTGCGCCAAATCTCCATCACCATAAAGGATGACAGCTGTAATATTTTTGCCAGCACTTGTAATAGGCAGAATGATCAAGTCACGGTTTTGTACAAACTGGATAAAATACAGAATAGCTTCTTTGGACCAACATGCCCCACCTTGTGGAATCACGTCATGCAACATGCAGTGGTATATCGTTGACGGCAGAGATACAAGCTCATCAGGAATCCTTTTCAGCTGGCCAACGTCCGAGTACGGGATTGACTTGTAAATTCCAAAATCAAAAAGGTACAGCAGAATCGAGGTCATGTTAATGCCCACTATTTCAGTCCTGCACCACTCCGTTTCTGCAAAACACTTGACCATGCAATGAGAACCAGCTCTTAATGAATCAACAGTCAAAGGCAAGGGGTTATGCGGCAATATTTTTATCAACTGTGATACGTGGGCCATTGTGTCAAAGGAGTCTCCAAGCTGGACAAAGAAATTTGAGGGGTCCTGAAACAAAGTAACATACCCGGGGTAGGCCTGTAGAAGTTTGAGGGAGGCGCTACGAATTGGAGGAGACAAAATATTGTTTAAGTAAAACTGAGAACCTGTGTCACGCCACTTGTTTTCTCCTTGATGTAAGGTCCTATCAAAGTAACGCAGTAGCAATATGCCATTGACTAAAATCTCTACATTCCATGCATTGATAGCTTCCAAAAACTCCAGAAATATGACTTGCACTTCTTTCTGCAGAATGGACCGTATTTGTGTTTTAAACACATTTTCTCCTATTTTATCGCTCTGCACCCAAATACAAGCAACTGCTTGCTTAGGCATGATCAGTTCTTCAGGAGTAAGCATTTTCACATTGTGCCCACTTATAACTTCACGTGCACCATTATCCACAAAGAAAACTGCTATCTTCATTTTGCCTCGAAAAACCTCCTCGATGATTGCACGGAACCAATTTTGCATTACTTCAGATTTTGCTAAACAGGGCATTCCCTCCAACATCTGGTTTATGAAGAGGTGATTGTCatccttctgcacattagcagtaatCTGGTGCTTTAGTTTAGGTCCGTCAGAGAAATCGGTCAAGGTGACAAACAGCATTCCACAATTGGAGACGTACATATGTTTTACTTTTTCTATCTGGCCAGCCTTCAATTTCAGACTTTTATATTCATGAATAATTTTATTCGTAGTCGGCATGGATGTTTCCTCTCTCAACGTTTTGCTCGAGACATGGAAATAGCTGAGTTCAGACTTTGAAATAGAGTCCTTTTTAATGCCAGTGGATTGTTTAAGAGGAGACCCAAAGTTTTTAAGAAGCTCTTTTGAGATGGACTTCCCTTTAAAGATTATATTGACTTCCCACCATGTGTCATGTTTGCAGAGGAACTCACAATTGAACGGTTCATTAGATACGATCTCGCAAAAGTTTTCTACGACTTTTTCCCCCCACTCGCCAGAACTTTGAAGCTTTTGTACACCAGTGAGAAAAACGGACACACTTAACTTGGGTATAGTGCAAAACTTTTCTGGGATCTTAAAAACACAAGAAGAATCCACGTGTGCTGCATTACCGTAGTCGATAAACTCTACTTTAAATGAACGGTCTTGCAGAATTTCTTTAATCTCTGCTCGATAATACAAATTGTCATCTGGATACTGAGCCACAACTAAAACACCTTGCACAAGATCTACTGAATCAATGGTTTGGAAGGACatgttgttgagatcttcccctagTTGCATTATCTGATTCTCATTTTCTGCCAGCTGTAAGTAAAAATTGGACAGGTTGTTTACATGAGAAATATACACCAGACAATTTTCACCTGCTTCAAGATCAATTTGAGGTAGATCAATACATGTAACAAGTTCTTTACGGTTTATTGGCCACTGGGTAGAAGTCATGACATGGATGTCATTTCTTGGCTTTGAAGCTCCTACAGAATCACAAAAAGTTGCTTTCTGCAATGCGTTTCTAAATAAAGTGTCTATAGAATTGTCCGACATAAACTTATCTTGTTTGAAGGGTATTTCATTTCCATTGAAATCAGATAAAGTACTTGCTTTGCATGTGTTTTTTGCCTGCTGACAATCAGACTTTTGAATCTGGCTGTGATCTTTTATTGTGTCGACACCGCCACAAATGTCTGGCTTAGCAGTGTTGAAACGTGTGACTAGTGAAACGCTCGTCTCCTCTTGCAAAGAATGCAAGCACAGTAGCTCCTTTATTTTCTTGTTAACAGAGATGCTTCCAGAACACAGTTCCAATTCCAGATGTCCTTCGTTGTCCCTGGATACCACAACAGCATTAAGCAGTTTGCCGACACATTGCTCTTCAAACCAAGCTTTAGCTTCTGTGGTGAGATGGGCTCCTTTTAAACCAGACAGATAACAAGGAATAGCCTGCATCGGCTGAAACAGAACATCTGCAGCTTTCTCTGGAATAGGCAACAGCTCATTGCTTTTCACCACTTGACTATCTCCGAAGTCGACAAAAAAGGCTATGAACATAGACGACGATTCTATGGGACATGCCAATGCTCGGTAAAAATTACCATCGTGATTGTACTTAACAAGACAAAGCTCCTTTGGTCCATTCACAATTTCCGACTTGATCTTCTCACTTAACTTAAATACTCTCTTCATTAACATGTCAAAAATCTGGTCATTTTTTGCAAATTGGCAATAAAACATTCCGGTGCTGTAAACATAAGTTACATATACACCTTCTGCACGCCCCAACTCAATATCAAAACTGGAGTAGCAAAACGTATGTAGATGTATAGGTGGAACTTTTCCGCGCAAGACTAGATGGCCTTCACTTGCTAGTAACTGGTTTGCATGACCACAGGAAGTCTCTAAATTTATTGCGTTACATAGATCCCCAGAACCAGTAGTAAGGAGAGCAACAATGGTGCATTTCATGACATCCGGAGCAGCTGAACCGACATAAATTTTGAAGTCTTCACATGCTTTCCCAGaccatgtgtgttgtgtgtgggaaggAGACAATACATTACTCAGGCAGCATCTAAATGCCTGGCCTTCTAGGTCAAGAAGTTCTGCTTTAATTTCTCTGAGTTCTGACACCAACACACTCTCACTATTTCCATAGTCCACAAACACAACATTGACTCGATTTCTTGAAACCTGTTTCACCACAGCTGCTCTGCAATACTTGCCCATGCCTGAAGACTTCGCAATACAGGCAATTTGTCCATGTTGATACCTGCTACTACAAGATAGATAAAGCCTCTGTATATTGTCCATTAATGAATCTAATTTGGGAAGGTTATCGGACATCTGGCACCAAAAGTTTCCCGGTGACTCCACGTGGCAACACCTCACATCCATAATAGCCCCAGGTGTAAAGATATATTGCTTATAACAAATAGGAGTAACACTGGGCGCGAGACAATCATTTGGTGGGGCGCAGAATGAAAACTTTGTCTCCGTTGTTTTTAGTTTCAAGGTCCAAGTGCCGATTGTTACGTCTTTATCAGCTTTTGGTTTGTGGCTTTTAGCAGCTACACTACTAATGACTTTCTTTTCACATTTTGTCCCTTTTTCTGGGGAACTGCACTCTGAATTTAAAGAGCTTGAATTTAAGTTAATTTTCcagagttctgcatatccagcctggaCCAGAAGAGAGACAATGTCTGAAGATTCTGAGTTATCCAAAAGGCGCAGTTCAACTACATACTTGTATTTCTGTTTTGTGAGAACATGGCAGAGAAGCTCTTTCCCCACCACTATTTCTTTAAAGTAATCATTTGCACTATTGATCCACACGTCTTCGAGGGGATATGCATGCGCCAGAGTGCAGCACATCGCCAATGCGGGCAAAACGCTGAAGTGCGGCAACAAAATCTTGACGTCGTAGAAAGGAATCATCTCTGTATTCCCAAAGTCTATGAAATAAACACAAATTTGAGGATGGAAGACTTCCGTGATGACAGCTCTGTAATAGTGCCGGTCTTTCGAATAAACTGCACAGCACAGTTGTCCTGGCTTTGGATCTTCCATCACCATTTCCATAAGCTCACATTTAGTGTATTGTTCAGCAATCTCGGCCATCATGGCAGAAAACTCGATCTGACAGTCATCGGTTCTAACCCAAAAGTCCGAAGGGTTCAGCAcgtactcaacataaactacatggACCGATTCCAGATCCATCTGTATAGATTTGAAGGAAATGGTTTCTTCTTGATTCAATGATGAAGCCTTGGGCAACACTATTTCTGGCTCTTTTGCATCATATTCAGACTTTACAACGTCCGTATAAGAGTTGGGAGAAAAAAATGGAACTTCCTTGTTAGTCAGATGACAGCTTGTGCTAAGTTCATATTCCTTATCATACAGCGATATGAAAAACAGACGTCTGTCACTACAGAAATTGTTTAAATAGGCAATGACAATGTGCCCCATCAGGGCCTCCTTAAACAGCGCTAGCTGCCCATTTTTGACACCATCTATATGATCATTTTCAGGAGATAATGCACACGGGATAGCCATCATGGGCAACGATAGGAATTCTGGTTCTAGCTTCTGAACACAAGAGGATGATATTGTTTCACTACTACCCACATCAATAAACCATACTTTGACCTCGCTAACCGAGATAAGTGTCTGGATAATTCCCCTACACCATATGCCATCTCTTCTCTGGGCAGCACACACGACTCCAAAACTGCCGATTGCAGAACTGTCTCTTGTTTGAACAGTTCCATAGTGGGAACACATAGAAGCCGTCAGCTTGTTTAACGCTTCCTCCCACGACAAAATGAGACAATAAAACCGGTCTGGACTCACCGCAGCTGAGATTTTAATTTTTTCCATGGTGCCAACACAAATATCAGGCCTTAGGTGATCCAGTATCTTCTGGAAGCGTGGAAGATTGTCATGCAAAGTGAAAGATATATCAGGAGACTGCTTTTGTGGAAGCAAGTCAGGCATTTGCTTGCAATGAGAGTTTGCTGGGACTTTCTGAATAATTTCTACAAGGAGGCAGAAGGAGTCGGAATCCACATACCTCGCCAAACTGAACTCTATGGCATGGCCGATGACTTTCGGGACTTGTAACACAACAACTTGGTGGGGCAAGAAGATTTGCACATGTCCACTGAGCTGCTGACCAGCCAGGGATGAAAAATAATTGACGGCTCTTAAGGTCCATTTCTCTTCAAGTGGTAGTAAGTTCGAAAAGATTCCGTTCACCACTTTTGGTGGAAGGGTGAACAATTCGCCAGAAGCCAACGCAATTTGCGGAAGACCAACTTTGACTACATTCCCAACGTCTATAAGAGCTACTTCAAAAGTCTGTTTAACTTTATCCCAAATTTTTCCCCTGTACCATTCTCCAAAAGGCTTATCTTGCGCCAAACAAAATGCTCCAATGCCGATGTCCTCATTCACTTTTTGAACCAGCTGTATTTCCTTCTGTAATATGTGATAGTCAAATTCACAGTCCGACATGTACTGTCCTTGGAATTTTACAAGTACATCACCAGGGCTGCAACTGATATTCAAGATCTTCAAGTCCATATTCAAATCAGACTTTTCTATTAAAGACAAATAATCCATCGTATCTGAAAACAGAATTAGAAAAAAAGGTCATTTTAAAGAGCCAAATATATAAGAGGTTCAAAACATTCTTTTTTCTAGTCACTTCTAATACACTAACacaggcatgttcaaactgcggccctccagctgttgtgaaactacatatcccagcatgccctaacacagttttgctgtcagtgaatgctaaagctgtgttagggcatgctgggatgtatagtttctcaacagctggagggccgcagtttggacatgcctgcactaacaGCTTTCATATATGACTGAAGAACATATAGCAGGACTTACCAGCACAGACTCGCGACAGGAGAATAACTGAATCAACCTCATTGACTCATTAACTAAGTATATCACCAGTGAGTTAAGCTGCAGATGTATTAACGTGacagtttaaaaagaaaaaaagaaaagggtcTCCCATATCTTACTAAAGAGTGCTTGGTCTCCCACCTATCCAAACAGGGTTACATATGTCAAAATAAATCATCTTGTACAAGCACAGAAACTGAAGGGAAGTTGGTCCAAACAAAATCTAAAtacacacagaaagggtagtagatacatggaatagcctcccataagaGGTGGCAGAGTATAATAGAGTATATTAGtgcaatttaaacatgtttgggatagCAGTAAGAATAGTGTTACATAGAACAAAGGATCAAATAGAGTTTGGTTACAATAAGAtttaaaaatgggcagactagatgagccaagtggttctcatctgctgtcaaattctatgtactTGTATGCTTAGATACGGTTCTACTGCCATCTAGTGGATACAGTTATTTACTTTCATAATAATACTATTTGTATGACACTAAAATAAAAGGTGCGGCTAGAAAATCAGAAACACTGTACCGGAAAACTTTCAAGGCAGATACTACAAGCTGTAatggtgtgtacatacggtgagattttttctttcgattttgactatatagtcaaaattgcaagaaaagttagtgcaaacagcaatgtgttatgccacttgcaatcccgattcgatcccgatgagcggtcccgccaggtcggtattgcaagaaaagatagactgtgcagacaagtaaatccttgctagatcggtgtactatctagttcatctcacataagtcaattaaatctcacataagccaaaatctcacataagccaaaatcgtaagcacacatagtccatatctcaagaaaagttagtcaaaatcggtggttctgggctctggggagttcaggggaaatcgcaaagtgaaaatcgggcatagcaaggatctcaccgtgtgtacacaccataacctgTAGGAGTCTCTGCTATTCTACACCAGATCAGGTAAATAAGCTTTTTCATTCCAGCTCCCCTCTCTATTGTACAGTTGCGCTGAAGCTTTCCGACTTCCAGATAATACCTGTAGGAAGGCTGCATCAGCTAAAGCTTAAATCATGCACAGAGCTAATAGTTGCAAAGAAAGGGAAGACGGAAACTAGAACTGAGTGAGAGGGGCCAGGCAAGACAAAAATGTTAGGGAAGGAATTGTTGCATGGTATAAAGCGAAGCTCACATTTACTTTGTTGTTTTGGCAAATAAACATGTTTGGGGCTAATGTTTGCAATACAGTAAAAGTCAACTCAGAGAGCATATACTTGTACTGGGGAGGGATACATTTAATGTGAAGGGCTTTTTAATAAATTTCAAGAGCCAAAAAACAAAGAGCCAAA
The Pseudophryne corroboree isolate aPseCor3 chromosome 4, aPseCor3.hap2, whole genome shotgun sequence DNA segment above includes these coding regions:
- the TDRD15 gene encoding tudor domain-containing protein 15, whose protein sequence is MDYLSLIEKSDLNMDLKILNISCSPGDVLVKFQGQYMSDCEFDYHILQKEIQLVQKVNEDIGIGAFCLAQDKPFGEWYRGKIWDKVKQTFEVALIDVGNVVKVGLPQIALASGELFTLPPKVVNGIFSNLLPLEEKWTLRAVNYFSSLAGQQLSGHVQIFLPHQVVVLQVPKVIGHAIEFSLARYVDSDSFCLLVEIIQKVPANSHCKQMPDLLPQKQSPDISFTLHDNLPRFQKILDHLRPDICVGTMEKIKISAAVSPDRFYCLILSWEEALNKLTASMCSHYGTVQTRDSSAIGSFGVVCAAQRRDGIWCRGIIQTLISVSEVKVWFIDVGSSETISSSCVQKLEPEFLSLPMMAIPCALSPENDHIDGVKNGQLALFKEALMGHIVIAYLNNFCSDRRLFFISLYDKEYELSTSCHLTNKEVPFFSPNSYTDVVKSEYDAKEPEIVLPKASSLNQEETISFKSIQMDLESVHVVYVEYVLNPSDFWVRTDDCQIEFSAMMAEIAEQYTKCELMEMVMEDPKPGQLCCAVYSKDRHYYRAVITEVFHPQICVYFIDFGNTEMIPFYDVKILLPHFSVLPALAMCCTLAHAYPLEDVWINSANDYFKEIVVGKELLCHVLTKQKYKYVVELRLLDNSESSDIVSLLVQAGYAELWKINLNSSSLNSECSSPEKGTKCEKKVISSVAAKSHKPKADKDVTIGTWTLKLKTTETKFSFCAPPNDCLAPSVTPICYKQYIFTPGAIMDVRCCHVESPGNFWCQMSDNLPKLDSLMDNIQRLYLSCSSRYQHGQIACIAKSSGMGKYCRAAVVKQVSRNRVNVVFVDYGNSESVLVSELREIKAELLDLEGQAFRCCLSNVLSPSHTQHTWSGKACEDFKIYVGSAAPDVMKCTIVALLTTGSGDLCNAINLETSCGHANQLLASEGHLVLRGKVPPIHLHTFCYSSFDIELGRAEGVYVTYVYSTGMFYCQFAKNDQIFDMLMKRVFKLSEKIKSEIVNGPKELCLVKYNHDGNFYRALACPIESSSMFIAFFVDFGDSQVVKSNELLPIPEKAADVLFQPMQAIPCYLSGLKGAHLTTEAKAWFEEQCVGKLLNAVVVSRDNEGHLELELCSGSISVNKKIKELLCLHSLQEETSVSLVTRFNTAKPDICGGVDTIKDHSQIQKSDCQQAKNTCKASTLSDFNGNEIPFKQDKFMSDNSIDTLFRNALQKATFCDSVGASKPRNDIHVMTSTQWPINRKELVTCIDLPQIDLEAGENCLVYISHVNNLSNFYLQLAENENQIMQLGEDLNNMSFQTIDSVDLVQGVLVVAQYPDDNLYYRAEIKEILQDRSFKVEFIDYGNAAHVDSSCVFKIPEKFCTIPKLSVSVFLTGVQKLQSSGEWGEKVVENFCEIVSNEPFNCEFLCKHDTWWEVNIIFKGKSISKELLKNFGSPLKQSTGIKKDSISKSELSYFHVSSKTLREETSMPTTNKIIHEYKSLKLKAGQIEKVKHMYVSNCGMLFVTLTDFSDGPKLKHQITANVQKDDNHLFINQMLEGMPCLAKSEVMQNWFRAIIEEVFRGKMKIAVFFVDNGAREVISGHNVKMLTPEELIMPKQAVACIWVQSDKIGENVFKTQIRSILQKEVQVIFLEFLEAINAWNVEILVNGILLLRYFDRTLHQGENKWRDTGSQFYLNNILSPPIRSASLKLLQAYPGYVTLFQDPSNFFVQLGDSFDTMAHVSQLIKILPHNPLPLTVDSLRAGSHCMVKCFAETEWCRTEIVGINMTSILLYLFDFGIYKSIPYSDVGQLKRIPDELVSLPSTIYHCMLHDVIPQGGACWSKEAILYFIQFVQNRDLIILPITSAGKNITAVILYGDGDLAHKLVSTGLAIHSDPKRKSAEGAVNSSASTHLLPPRSNTEQYLQDAHCSESSTFKEFSTLKAKLNSTDLQWNQK